From a region of the Odontesthes bonariensis isolate fOdoBon6 chromosome 2, fOdoBon6.hap1, whole genome shotgun sequence genome:
- the aprt gene encoding adenine phosphoribosyltransferase, producing MSTDSESKLQLVRGHIRAFPDFPKKGIQFRDICPILKDAAALAAVIDLFEEHVRSNHQQVDLIIGLDARGFLFGPLLAQRLGIGFVLVRKKGKLPGATVSVAYDLEYGKAEAEIQVDAVAPGQKILLIDDLLATGGTLYAACELMRRQQADVLGCLVVIELKELNGSDRLKPHQVFSLVQY from the exons ATGAGCACTGATTCGGAGTCCAAACTCCAGCTGGTTCGCGGACACATCCGAGCTTTCCCAGACTTCCCCAAGAAAGGCATCCAGTTCAG AGATATATGTCCCATCCTGAAAGATGCCGCTGCGCTCGCAGCCGTAATCGACCTGTTTGAAGAACATGTTCGGAGCAATCATCAGCAGGTTGATCTGATCATTG GCTTAGATGCACGTGGTTTCCTGTTTGGGCCTCTGCTCGCCCAGAGATTGGGCATTGGCTTTGTCCTGGTCAGAAAGAAAGGCAAACTGCCTGGAGCCACAGTGTCTGTGGCTTATGATTTGGAGTACGGCAAG GCGGAGGCAGAGATCCAGGTGGATGCAGTGGCTCCAGGGCAGAAGATTCTGCTCATTGATGATCTTCTGGCTACTGGAG ggaCGCTGTACGCTGCCTGTGAGCTGAtgaggaggcagcaggctgaTGTTCTGGGCTGCCTGGTGGTCATCGAGCTCAAAGAGCTGAACGGCAGCGACCGACTCAAACCGCACCAGGTgttctctctggttcagtactga
- the cdt1 gene encoding DNA replication factor Cdt1, with protein sequence MSQVRVTDFFFQRKKGVGGAAKQRGGGATRSTANKDASICSSLVHEEFLRVIDEAAGLNEGECADSKPAERLPSSPRTPKRSSADAEFDLGAAVFSATAADHCTAKKRRQAEGVTRANANTAAKTTKKSARKKLVLPEDTPEALCKEDIAALKSRLQRIRKRVEEIPGPASSASASTSPTSSSLPPPPACCNNASSTVPGTATASCADVTALRSSVALAKELAAKAQRRKEEREAEEVQKAAAHTADSVPSRSEQPAYQRYHTLAQAVAPGLSLPHQYRVLAEMFRSMDTVVAMLYNRCETATFAKIKQGVQDMMHKRFEESHMGQIRTLFPEAYLFKREKNIPTFSSSIMKGSYQLTVEPIIHSDQKEARPVLSASRLLERRRIFHQNLLSLVKQHHKVFLSSLVPPVSVPEDKLSRWHPRFNVDLVPAVQSGALPQLPQTEKLVTAQEVLDKARSLITPKMEKALLSVAQKTEAKDAESTESLCQQVAAASAVPAAQPPAALKGVSQSLLDRIRAKEAQKLQAAMTRNPAQEDRLLMMSRLGELARILRNVFVAEKKAALIMEVACNRMVASYRSALSTGEMEKHIRLLAEVAADWLTIHPIRKDFYLKLNKKVELGIVLDKLSSRLKEEESF encoded by the exons ATGTCTCAGGTTCGAGTTACGGATTTCTTCTTCCAGAGAAAGAAAGGCGTCGGTGGAGCAGCCAAGCAGCGCGGCGGGGGGGCCACAAGGTCCACCGCAAACAAAGACGCTTCCATATGTTCGTCCCTCGTCCACGAGGAGTTTCTCCGAGTCATCGACGAGGCAGCGGGTCTAAATGAAGGCGAGTGCGCCGACAGCAAACCTGCGGAAAGGCTACCTTCCAGCCCCCGGACACCGAAGCGGAGCTCGGCTGATGCCGAGTTTGACCTCGGGGCCGCCGTGTTTTCAGCCACCGCAGCCGACCACTGCACGGCCAAGAAGAGACGGCAAGCGGAGGGGGTCACACGCGCTAATGCTAACACAGCGGCGAAAACAACCAAGAAGTCTGCCAGGAAGAAACTCGTCCTCCCGGAGGATACCCCAGAG GCTCTCTGCAAGGAGGACATTGCAGCTCTCAAGTCTCGTCTCCAGAGGATCAGGAAACGGGTGGAGGAGATCCCTGGACCTGCTTCCTCAGCATCAGCGTCCACGTCCCCCACTTCATCCTCCCTGCCCCCCCCTCCTGCTTGTTGTAACAATGCTAGCTCAACTGTTCCCGGTACCGCCACAGCCTCTTGTGCAGATGTCACTGCCCTCAGGTCCTCTGTGGCCCTGGCCAAAGAGCTGGCAGCTAAAGCCCAGAGGAGGAAGGAAGAGCGGGAGGCTGAGGAGGTGCAGAAAGCTGCAGCACACACTGCAGACAG TGTCCCGTCCAGGAGTGAGCAGCCAGCGTACCAGCGGTACCACACTCTGGCTCAGGCAGTGGCCCCCGGCCTGTCGCTGCCTCACCAGTACCGGGTGCTGGCTGAGATGTTCAGGAGCATGGACACTGTGGTCGCCATGCTGTACAACCGCTGTGAGACTGCCACCTTCGCCAAGATCAAGCAGGGGGTTCAGGACATGATGCACAA gcGGTTTGAGGAGAGCCACATGGGTCAGATAAGAACGCTGTTTCCTGAAGCGTACCTGTTCAAACGGGAGAaaaacatcccaacattcagcaGCAGCATCATGAAGGGCAGCTACCAGCTGACTGTGGAGCCCATCATCCACTCAG acCAGAAGGAAGCCCGGCCTGTACTGTCGGCCTCCCGTCTCTTGGAAAGAAGACGCATCTTCCACCAGAATCTGCTTTCTCTAGTCAAACAGCACCATAAG GTCTTCTTGTCCTCGTTGGTTCCTCCAGTATCTGTTCCGGAAGACAAGCTGAGCCGCTGGCACCCTCGCTTTAATGTGGACCTGGTGCCGGCTGTGCAGAGCGGCGCGCTGCCTCAGCTCCCTCAGACGGAGAAGCTGGTGACGGCTCAGGAGGTGCTGGACAAGGCCCGCTCACTCATCACACCCAAG ATGGAGAAGGCTCTGCTCTCTGTGGCCCAAAAGACAGAAGCTAAAGATGCAGAGAGCACAGAGTCGCTGTGTCAGCAGGTGGCTGCAGCATCAGCTGTTCCAGCAGCGCAGCCCCCAGCTGCCCTGAAGGGGGTTTCCCAGTCCCTGTTGGACAGG ATTCGGGCCAAAGAGGCCCAGAAGCTGCAGGCAGCCATGACTCGAAACCCCGCCCAAGAAGACCGGCTGCTGATGATGTCACGGCTTGGCGAGCTGGCACGGATCCTCCGCAATGTGTTTGTTGCAGAGAAAAAAGCAGCTTTGATCATGGAAGTGGCGTGTAACAGGATGGTGGCGAGCTACAGATCTGCGCTCAGCACAG GCGAGATGGAGAAACACATCCGTCTCTTGGCAGAAGTTGCTGCTGATTGGCTTACTATTCATCCAATCCGGAAGGACTTCTATCTCAAGTTGAACAAGAAGGTGGAGCTCGGCATTGTTCTGGACAAGCTTAGCAGCCGACTGAAAGAGGAGGAAAGCTTCTGA